One part of the Synergistota bacterium genome encodes these proteins:
- the mrdA gene encoding penicillin-binding protein 2, with translation MRVNRLITLIFVYIFLFFILLARLWYIQVLMEERYKTAAQENRIRLVRVKALRGMIYDRAGSVLAFNLPSYGISFIPALVKGNYSSIEDFLKELSQELKVPYEELCKNYKRRFYSNYWSVLVVDNMPLVQVIDVREWLMSKDFLNLEVDTRRLYPWGELFSHVIGYTAEISERELKLYGSRGYRGGDHIGKMGLESVYEEYLKGIDGYREVEVDALGKEMSLIKEVPPENGFNLMLNIDKHLQKVAYDALGDNKGCIIVMDPRDGSILALVSKPSFDPNRFVWGVDSSEWKELIDDPDRPMFNRAIQAELPPGSLFKIIVALSSLSEGVASPQRRALCTGSLKVGDRDFKCWKEGGHGVVELYQAIAQSCNVYFYTLGRELGAEKIVSYANRCGLGVETGIDLLSESKGFIPTPEWKKKRFKEPWYPGDTINLSIGQSYLLVTPIQMLSFVSAIANGGTLYRPRIARALVDDSGNIIERFSPEPYGELPFSKQVMEHVRKGMRLAVSEGTAKLLSDGIIKAAGKTGSAQNPRGKEHAWFIGFAPYDDPRVAIVVLVEEGGTGGVAAVPVAKKVLEFFFGRYVYGSGKGQGS, from the coding sequence TTGAGGGTTAATAGGTTAATTACGTTAATTTTCGTTTATATTTTTCTTTTCTTTATTCTGCTTGCTAGACTGTGGTATATACAAGTTCTCATGGAAGAGCGTTATAAGACCGCTGCTCAGGAAAACAGGATAAGATTGGTTCGCGTTAAGGCTTTGAGGGGGATGATATACGATAGAGCTGGTTCGGTTTTGGCCTTTAATCTTCCTTCCTATGGCATATCCTTTATACCTGCTTTAGTTAAGGGTAACTATTCCTCCATTGAAGATTTCTTGAAGGAACTTTCTCAGGAGCTTAAAGTTCCTTATGAGGAGCTTTGTAAGAACTATAAAAGGAGGTTTTACTCTAACTACTGGTCAGTTCTTGTAGTTGATAATATGCCTCTTGTCCAGGTAATAGATGTGAGGGAGTGGTTAATGTCTAAGGATTTCCTTAATCTTGAGGTGGATACAAGAAGACTTTATCCATGGGGGGAGCTTTTCTCTCACGTTATAGGTTATACGGCTGAAATCTCAGAGAGGGAGCTTAAGCTTTATGGTAGTAGAGGTTATAGAGGTGGCGATCATATTGGTAAAATGGGGCTTGAGAGCGTTTATGAAGAGTATCTAAAGGGTATAGATGGATATAGGGAAGTAGAGGTTGATGCTCTCGGTAAGGAGATGTCTCTTATTAAGGAGGTTCCTCCAGAAAATGGTTTTAATTTGATGCTAAATATAGATAAACATCTTCAAAAAGTGGCTTATGATGCGTTGGGGGATAATAAGGGTTGTATTATAGTGATGGATCCTAGAGATGGTTCTATTTTGGCATTAGTATCTAAACCATCCTTTGATCCTAATCGCTTTGTATGGGGTGTGGATTCGTCTGAATGGAAAGAGCTAATTGATGATCCTGATCGTCCTATGTTCAACCGAGCGATTCAAGCGGAGCTTCCTCCAGGCTCTCTTTTTAAAATTATAGTAGCGTTATCCTCTTTATCGGAGGGAGTTGCTTCCCCTCAGAGAAGAGCTCTTTGCACAGGTTCCTTAAAAGTTGGTGATAGAGATTTTAAATGTTGGAAAGAGGGAGGGCACGGTGTTGTTGAGCTTTATCAAGCTATAGCTCAGTCTTGTAATGTTTACTTTTACACTTTGGGCAGGGAGCTTGGAGCTGAGAAGATAGTAAGTTACGCTAATAGATGTGGTTTAGGAGTGGAAACCGGTATAGATCTACTTTCGGAGTCTAAGGGATTTATTCCTACACCGGAGTGGAAGAAAAAGAGATTTAAAGAACCGTGGTATCCTGGTGATACGATTAATCTTTCAATAGGGCAGAGCTATTTGCTTGTTACTCCTATACAGATGCTTTCTTTCGTTTCAGCTATAGCTAATGGTGGGACATTGTATAGGCCCAGAATAGCGAGAGCTCTTGTAGATGATAGTGGTAATATAATTGAGAGATTTTCTCCGGAGCCTTATGGAGAGCTTCCTTTTTCAAAGCAAGTTATGGAACATGTCAGAAAGGGAATGAGACTCGCTGTATCTGAGGGTACTGCTAAGCTTTTATCTGATGGTATTATAAAAGCAGCGGGTAAAACTGGTAGCGCTCAGAACCCCCGAGGT
- the mreC gene encoding rod shape-determining protein MreC, which produces MESLRRTWFLMGILLFFSLLLSSLSLRGWSGIELVRRGYMSFAFPVEKVLSLPLVKGRELLYFLCSHVNLVRENANLRRELSLLRHELSILKSGFNGAPRLREGFIPCRIVYRFPDRWFSELVVDKGKDDGVGVGMAVLGERGLVGEVVEVSARISRVRLITSRNSIIGALLVRSRSFGVLRGTGGSYCELLYIPEEGDVSVNDDVVTAGMGERIPAGIAIGKVFYVKGRSGFVEIKVKPLEDFSKLRDLWILKGR; this is translated from the coding sequence TTGGAAAGTCTGAGAAGAACCTGGTTTTTGATGGGAATTCTCCTCTTCTTTTCCCTTCTTTTATCCTCTTTAAGTTTAAGAGGATGGTCGGGTATAGAGCTTGTGAGAAGAGGTTATATGTCTTTTGCCTTTCCGGTGGAAAAGGTTTTGTCTTTACCTTTAGTGAAGGGAAGGGAGCTTCTTTATTTTTTATGTTCGCACGTTAACCTTGTAAGGGAAAATGCTAATCTTAGGAGAGAGCTTTCCTTACTGAGACATGAGCTTTCTATTCTTAAGTCGGGTTTTAATGGAGCGCCTCGCTTGAGAGAGGGTTTCATTCCTTGTAGGATAGTTTATCGCTTTCCAGATAGATGGTTCAGTGAGTTAGTTGTGGATAAGGGGAAGGATGATGGTGTTGGCGTTGGAATGGCTGTTTTAGGGGAAAGGGGGCTTGTCGGAGAGGTTGTTGAGGTCAGTGCTAGGATATCTAGGGTCAGATTGATAACCTCTCGCAATTCGATAATAGGCGCTCTTTTAGTTAGGTCAAGGAGCTTTGGGGTTTTGAGGGGGACAGGAGGCTCTTATTGTGAGCTACTTTATATTCCTGAGGAGGGAGACGTCTCAGTAAACGATGATGTGGTTACCGCTGGGATGGGGGAAAGGATACCTGCAGGTATAGCTATAGGCAAGGTGTTCTATGTAAAGGGAAGAAGCGGTTTTGTGGAGATTAAGGTTAAACCTCTTGAGGATTTTAGTAAGCTTAGAGATCTATGGATATTAAAGGGGAGGTGA
- a CDS encoding rod shape-determining protein: MFDFIAGLFSKDMGIDLGTAYTVVYVRGKGIVISEPSVVAIQKATKEIIAVGEEAKKMVGKTPQDIEAIKPMRNGVIADFDVTKMMLRYFMSKVHGRKGMFKPRVIVCVPSGITEVERRAVVDATLQAGAREAYLIEEPLAAAIGAGLPIHEPRGNMVLDIGGGRTEVAVISLGGIVVRESIKVAGDEMDNAIMEYMNRVHELVIGEQMAENIKKTIGNVDDDMDEVSMEVKGRDLRNGVPRVKEISSSEIREVLKPVAQRIIEAVRAVLEQTPPELSADIIDRGIVMTGGTSLLKGLDKMVSKGVGVPAYLSENPMYCVALGAGKVLEELDTLRRVLLSIKRGEE, encoded by the coding sequence GTGTTTGACTTTATAGCAGGTTTGTTCTCTAAAGATATGGGGATAGACCTTGGAACTGCATATACTGTGGTTTATGTCAGGGGAAAAGGGATCGTTATATCTGAGCCATCGGTTGTTGCCATTCAAAAGGCCACTAAAGAGATTATAGCTGTTGGAGAGGAAGCTAAAAAAATGGTAGGTAAAACACCACAAGATATAGAAGCAATAAAGCCCATGAGAAATGGTGTTATAGCTGATTTCGATGTTACTAAGATGATGCTTCGGTACTTTATGAGTAAAGTTCATGGTAGGAAGGGGATGTTTAAGCCGAGGGTTATTGTTTGTGTTCCTTCTGGAATCACGGAAGTTGAAAGAAGAGCTGTTGTGGATGCGACCCTTCAGGCTGGCGCTCGCGAGGCTTACCTAATAGAGGAGCCTCTCGCTGCCGCTATAGGTGCTGGTCTTCCTATACATGAGCCTCGTGGGAATATGGTTCTTGATATAGGTGGTGGAAGAACGGAAGTGGCGGTTATATCGCTAGGAGGCATAGTAGTTAGAGAGTCCATAAAAGTGGCCGGTGATGAGATGGATAATGCGATAATGGAGTATATGAATAGGGTTCATGAGCTCGTTATAGGGGAACAGATGGCTGAGAATATTAAGAAAACGATAGGTAATGTAGATGATGATATGGATGAAGTTAGTATGGAAGTTAAGGGTAGGGATTTAAGGAATGGTGTTCCAAGGGTTAAGGAGATAAGCTCCTCTGAGATAAGGGAGGTTTTAAAGCCGGTTGCACAAAGGATAATCGAAGCTGTTAGGGCAGTCCTTGAGCAAACCCCCCCAGAGCTTTCTGCAGATATTATAGATAGAGGTATAGTTATGACGGGAGGGACCTCTCTTCTTAAGGGATTAGATAAGATGGTAAGTAAGGGGGTTGGTGTTCCGGCATACCTTAGTGAGAATCCTATGTATTGTGTGGCTTTAGGAGCGGGAAAGGTTCTTGAGGAGCTTGATACTTTAAGGAGGGTACTCTTAAGCATTAAGAGAGGAGAAGAATAG
- the radC gene encoding DNA repair protein RadC codes for METRSSFKLRPGSEKPREKLKLYGSSFLSEAELLAIILRTGSNKSSVLELSERLLNTFGGLKGLLEATLEELEGIEGMGLAKACQIKAVAEIVKRIERSPFSPYIKILNPFEAYRFLKGVFSWEREEIYVLSLDAKGKLLGVKKVGQGTLAESPFYPREVISAVIKSNASRMIISHNHLSGDPSPSEEDILVTEKIKELAFKMDIRFDDHIIIGNKRFYSFAKKAVLEEG; via the coding sequence ATGGAAACCCGTTCCTCGTTTAAGCTTAGGCCGGGATCTGAGAAGCCACGGGAGAAGCTTAAGCTTTATGGAAGTTCTTTTTTATCTGAGGCGGAACTTTTAGCGATTATCTTAAGAACTGGTTCTAATAAAAGTAGCGTCTTGGAGCTATCGGAAAGGTTACTTAATACATTTGGTGGTCTTAAAGGGCTTTTGGAGGCGACCTTAGAGGAGCTTGAGGGAATAGAAGGTATGGGTCTAGCTAAAGCATGCCAAATAAAGGCGGTAGCTGAGATCGTAAAGAGGATTGAAAGAAGTCCTTTTTCGCCTTATATAAAGATATTAAATCCTTTTGAAGCTTATCGTTTTCTTAAGGGAGTGTTCTCTTGGGAGAGAGAAGAGATTTACGTTTTATCCCTTGACGCCAAAGGAAAGCTCTTGGGTGTAAAAAAGGTGGGACAGGGTACTTTAGCGGAGAGTCCTTTTTACCCTAGAGAGGTGATAAGCGCTGTTATTAAATCCAATGCTTCTAGGATGATAATTTCTCATAATCATCTTTCTGGTGATCCTTCTCCGAGTGAGGAAGATATCCTTGTAACGGAGAAGATAAAGGAGCTTGCTTTTAAGATGGATATAAGGTTTGATGATCATATAATAATTGGCAATAAAAGGTTTTACAGCTTCGCTAAGAAGGCAGTTTTAGAGGAGGGATAG